In a single window of the Terrirubrum flagellatum genome:
- the hspQ gene encoding heat shock protein HspQ, whose product METRTAKYKIGDVVKHRVYPFRGVIFDVDPVFNNSEEWYESIPAEVRPSRDQPFYHLFAENAETEYVAYVSEQNLLPDTSGTPVRHPQIGEVFKRDADGAYRMRPGAMN is encoded by the coding sequence ATGGAAACCCGCACCGCCAAATACAAGATCGGCGACGTCGTGAAGCATCGCGTCTACCCCTTCCGGGGCGTGATCTTCGATGTCGATCCGGTCTTCAACAATAGCGAGGAATGGTATGAATCCATTCCCGCAGAGGTCAGGCCCTCCAGGGACCAGCCCTTCTACCACCTGTTCGCCGAGAACGCCGAGACGGAATATGTCGCCTATGTCTCGGAGCAGAATTTGCTGCCGGACACGTCGGGGACGCCTGTGCGTCATCCCCAGATCGGCGAAGTCTTCAAACGCGACGCCGACGGCGCCTATCGCATGCGTCCGGGCGCAATGAACTGA